The genomic stretch CAGTATTATCTGTGAGAAGTTTTAAGTAAGCTTCGTCGTAACTGTCAAGCAAAAATCTGGAGtacattaatcaaaataaaaaagggggagaCAGAGTATATCACTGTGGAAAAGTACCAATTTACAAGGGtaggcagaaaaaggaaaaataccctCGAGATACACAACAAGAaggcaaataataaaatggcagtgGTAAGTCcttacatatcaataattactctaagTATAAATGGGTTGAATTCACCAATCAAAAGGTACAGAATGGCTGGATAGAAAAACAAGACAATCATATGATACATACAGGAGACTCATGTCACCTTTAAAGACACTCATACACTCAAATTTTGAAGGGACAGAAGAATATATCTCATGCaagtagaaaccaaaataaaGTAGGAATAGCAATACTTTGAAAAAATAGACTCcaggccaaaaaacaaaaacaagaaataagaaacCAAGATTATTTAATAAAGGAGTCAATATATCAAGATGTAATATTCATAAATGCATACACATCCATTATCAGAGCCCCTAACTGTATTAAGTAAATACAAACAAATGTGAAGAGAGATATAGACAATTATATAAAAACAgtaggggaggggcgcctgggtggctcagtgggttaaagcctctgccttcggctcaggtcatgatcccagggtcctgggattgagccccacattgggctctctgctcagcagggagcctgcttcctcctctctctctgcctgcctctctgcctacttgtgatctctgtctgtcaaataaataaaatctttaaaaaaacaaaaacaaaaaacagtagggGAGTTCAATACCACACTGTCAGTAATGGATAGATCACctgaataggggaaaaaaaacaaaccaaggaaATGCTATAATTGAACTGTATTTTAAACCAAATAGACTtgacatatataaaacattccatCTAACAGAATAATATAGTTTCctcaagaaaaactgaaaggtttccTTTTAAGAACAGGAAAAGACAAAATTGCCCACTCTCACCTCTCTTATTCGatacagtactagaagtcctaactggagaaattaaataagaccaaaaaatggcatccaaatcagaaagaaagaagtaaaattgtcactatttgcagtTGATAATTTGTGTATAGAAAATGTCAAAGACTCGGCCAAAAAACTATTGAAGTTAAGCAATTTCAGTAAAATttcaagatataaaaaaaatcaacatacagaaatcatttATGTTACTATACACTAATTATGAAGCATCTGAAATATAAAACTATCCCATTTGCCATAGCaccaaaataaatagtaataaatttaaccaagtgaAAGATCTATACAATGAAATCTATAAAacttacttgaaaaaaatggaagtagatacaacatatggaaaaaaaaaaacctgtgttcATGGTTTTGaagcattttgttaaaatatccatgctACCTAAAGCCTTCTATAGAATCAATAGAATCAATGTAATCTGTCAAAATTCAAATGTCATTCTTCacataaagagagaaattgaaCTACCAaggacctcaaatagccaaagcattcCTAAGGAAGAACAAATATGGGAATGTCACATTTCTTGATTTTAAATTATACTACAAAGTTAttggaataaaaacagaattattattggcataaaaatgaaacacagatcaatgaaacagaattagGAGCTCAGAATAAATCCATGCATTttttcctcaagaattttgatggattcctatctcacaggtctttcacctatttagagtttatctttgtgaatggtttaaaagaatggttgagtttcatttttctgtatatagctgtccaattttcccagcaacatttattgtAAAGACttttccactgcatattctttcctgctttgagcTGAGACGTccttcaacggataaatggatatagtccatatatacaatggaatattactcagccatcagaaagaatgaatacccaataTTTACgtcaatatggatggaactggaggagattatgctaaatgaaaaatcaaacagaaacaataatcgtatggtttcacttatttgtggaacataagaatagcatggaggacattaggagaagtaaGGGGAAAGTGAAGGAGGGAAATCAGAGAcaaccattagagactatggactccaggaaacaaactgagggtttcagaagggaggaggatggggggatgggtgagcccagtgatgggtattaaggagggcatgtattgcatggagcactgggtgtttgttatatgcaaataatgaatcatggaacattacatcaaaaactaaggatgtactgTAATGTGACATACATAattaacaataaacaaacaaacaaacatgcatTTTCAGTGAACTAATACTTGATAcgagaagaaataaaacctgatGGGGAAATGGTCTCTTCAAATGGTATTGGGAGAACAatgcaaaacaataaaattagACCCCTGTTTTACAGCActccaaaaattaactcaaaatagatcaaagcCTTAAATAAAAAACCTGATACCAGAAATGTCCTAGAAAAAAATGTGGTAAAGAAGCTCTTTAACGCTGTTTTTGGTAATGTTTTTCACAGGTCAccagagcaaacaaaacaaaacaaaataggactacatcaaacttaagcttctgcatagcaaaggaaacaatcaacaaaatgaaatggcGACAGAGCTAATGAGAGAAATTTTTTGCcaaccatgtatctgatagcaggttaatacccaaaatatataaagaacattttcaATCTAACTATGAAATAGGAAGAGAAACAGATAATTtcccaaagacatccaaatggccaagaggtacaggaaaagatgctcaacataactaACCATCAGGCAAATGCAACTCAAAACCATGGTGAAATAACACCATAACCATTAGAATGcttttaattaagaaaagaaataatgggtGTTgaggaggatgtgaagaaaagggaactcttgtacACTGTTGTGGGAATGTACATTTCCTCAACCACTATGTTAAACAATATTAAAGTTACTCAAAAATTAACCAATCCACTATGGGATACAACAATCTCACagctgggtatatacccaaaggaaatgaaaatagagtacccaagaaatatatatactcccatgttcattgcaacatttttcacaatagccaaaatatggaaaaaacttaagtgcccatcaacagatgaatggataaaagaagatGCAATctatatttgataaaatatatctcgtattaaaaaatgaaacatttggcCAAAGGAATGATATCCTACCATTTATGACAATGTGGATAGACCCTGAGGACATTATAGCAAGTAAGGTAAGTTAAAGAAAGGCATGTACTGTAGGtcatcacttatatgtggaatttaaagaagTCAAATTTGTAAAaacagtagaatggtggttaccaggagaTAAGGGATGGGGTGGAGCGGTTAGGACAGATATTATCAAACTGTTTAAATTTATAATGAGTAGTTCATAAGTACTAGAGATTTGATGCACGGTATAGTGAATACACACACCAATTTTGTATTATAATCAAACTTGCTAAACGACTGGTACTTAATTATTCCAACCACTAAGAAATAACTCTATAATGTGATAGTGATGCTAATTATCACGACAGTGCCAATCACTGCCATATGAATAATTAAACTGACATACTGTAACCTTAAATTTACACATTGgaagtcaaatatatttcaattggaaaaaggaaaatctagTTTTGGAAAATGAAccaataacatatataaaaaccaaaaacaaaaattaaagtcaACCAGTTTTGGCTTCTATAAAATGGGTCCACAGCTTGCTTCTGGTGTGTATAATGTTTCTCTGAGTCAAGCTACTGAAGAAAATTTTATAGAGTAACCAAGGAAGCAGAGCCAATGATATCACCAATTAAAGGGTTATTAAGCCTTAGGGTGTGTTCACAAGATGATACAGGCAGATCTTGAACAGTTAATTCATTGACTATGAAGACAAACTGTCATTTACCTGACTTCTATAACAAATGAATTCAACTCACCATAATTATTATTGAGAAAGCTTATTAAAACAAATACTTTGATGATAGAGACCAAATCTTTTTTCCTCCTAGAGTTTGCCAAACATGAATTCTTTCATATGCTCTGTAAAATTCCTTACCATTTtagtcttacaaaaaaaaaaaataagttacaaaCTAGAGTTTGAAATTCATTATGTTCCATTGTAATCACTAATCTCAGCATCCCCTATCAACCTTCATCCCGACTAGATTGAGTCTCATTCTTTTCTCCATTCACCCCTCTTTCAAATTCTCCCAAGGTTCAAAAAGCGCAGTCTTCTTGATTAACAGCTCACAAAATTCTCCGCGATGGCTTTTTTCTACAGTTTTATTCTATTAGTTTGGGTATACTTATATAGTGCATTGCAAAACATTTTAAGTCAATGTTTCCATTGGCAATTTGTCAACTACCTTAGAAGAAATCCAAGGCCTGATGCTTTCTATGTGTATGATCAGAGCACCAAAGACCaccacaaaatatattttgtattaaatACGGCTTTTCTAATGAAGTAAAGCAACTGCACTCATCCACAGTTAACTAAGTGGTCAATGGTAGAGTATAGAGTTAGGAGAGTCAAAGATCCAAAATAATCACATTCCAAATAATCAGTAAAATATGGACACATATATTCCAAATGCCTATATTTTATGAAAGGCAGTGTGTTATTaacaaaggaaaactgaaagaaatattatAGAACAAAGCTACTAATTCTAGACTTGGAAACACCTCCTGGGCTATATGTGTATGTTCCCATCTCCTTATGTTCCTCCTCATCCATTTCCTTACCAGAGCTGCTGCAGTGGGAGGGGTCAACAGGTCTTCCGTTTTTATCAGAGCAGCCTATTGCTCGAAAGCGCAGGCCTTTTCCACATTCTTTGCTGTCTCCTTGTACCCGATATCCTCGTTGAGACTCCCTTCTGCCTTCTGGAAGAATGCAATCTGACCAGTTTCCATAAGGCTGAGATATAAATACATCACAAGGGCACAGTTCTGTTTCTATGAGAGGGTACAGGTCAGAGTCCtggcatttctctttcttcctgcttttccctgtttcaaaaacaaaataaaacaaaacattgataTATTAATTTCCAATCTGTTTTGTTGAAAGTCACATTATTGTCTTTACTAATGTTTATTTACTAAACATCAAATAAAATATGGCCTTCCCCTGCCCTTCTCCACaacgccccccccctttttttttccttgaaagcaAATCCTAGCACAATGGAAACAATTCTCAAAGCAACTGTGAAATTAAAGTtagtttgaggggcgcctgggtgactcagtctgttaaacatctgcctttggctgggatcaagccccacatcaggctccttgctcagcaagaagcctgcttctccctttccctctgcttagTGCTCCCCCGGCTCATATActctgtcaaacaaaataaaataataataataaagataatttggaaaaaattttaaaatggtttatatTGGatagtggcaaaaaaaaaaaagaaactaaaagctgTGTGCTACAGTGACTCAACAGCTGGAAAGTTTTTGTTTATATGATTTTCTCTATAACTTGTTGGTAAGAGCAAACAGATTactttgttttcctgaaaattaaTGGTTTCCAGGGAAACCAACAAAACACTGGAAATAGTAACATCCTGTCATTTTGATGTGCATTTTTggaaacagtttatttattcaaagaacaAAATGATATCTCATCCAATGGCCCTGGAGTGAGGCTAGGTGCCACTCGGGGTGAGAGTGACAAAGTTGAACTTATTTTGGTCCTTGCCATCAGGCAGCTCACAAATGCTGACAcaatagaaggaaataaatggTCAAATAATGTTGGGCAATTTAATCTGAGAAAAAGTTATGACTTCCACTTTGAAAGACTTTTTTAACCTAAGTATTCTAGAAGATGACTTTACCTTAACCAATTGACTTTGATGGAGCTTTTAGCTGTGAACCTGTCTTTGAGTAATGAGAATGCAGAATCATTTCCCATTGCTGAGTACTTGATAATCACATTTAATGGGATTTCAAGTCCGCATGTAACTTGATTCAACTTTCCTGCCAACACACTTCTGCTAGATTCCTAAACGTTTTCTAATAGATCTGATTATATTTTGTTTCATCATTAATAAGTCATCAGCTAGAGTCTTGGCTGgttataaaaaaatatgaagtagGCTGCTTTATTGGTCTTATTCCCAGTGTTTATAGGGGCTTTAGAAAAGCTTGATTCAAGCTGATGCATGGGATATTATCTCATTGTCAAAGAACTTATACACAATTTTATAGTTGTTGCCTGGATGACTGGCTCTATGGTCTGACATGTTGCTTATGGTCATAATAAATAATGATTCCTGCAGGGTCTGAAAGATGTTGCTGGAGCTTCAGCcatgccactctctctctctgggaggaTGTATTCACTTGCCTTTACCATTAGGAGCACTTAATGAGAAAATGTTTGAGAAACACAGTCTTTATGGCGGTGAGAATTTACTGGTTGAAAGATAGGTCTATGTGTGGTGACTGGTTTCTTCCTACCAAAACCCAACATATTGAAGTCTCTGGCGCTTCTTAAATATCTCCATCTCTACAATTTCTATTCTCTTCTCAACTCATTTAAGCCTGGATTCAGAGCCCACCTATTTCTTGACACTCTACTTACTACTGACAaagtaataaaacaaatgaagccCTGGAATGTCTCTCTACGTTACCCTTCAGGTTTAATCATTCAATGATTGTTCAGAATGTTGATTGATAACACCATCACTGTTGAAATAGTCTTCCCAAATTCCATTGTACCTTGTACCTTACCTCACCCCCGCAATCCCTCTGGGAGAATCACATTTATTTGTtacattatttcccttctctacATCTCTTACCTGATAGGCCTTCTCAGGGCACTGCCCTAGGTTCTCTTCTTTTCTGATCCGTCATCTTCACTCACAAGTTTAAAGGACCCTCTGTATCTCTTAAATTCTTATTACCTCCATTCTAGATTTCTAGCTCAAGCTTCTGAGCCACAGACTAGAACCTAAATGGCCTATCAAACTCAACCTGGAAAAATTCATACTTAACCTCTTCACACCTGGGCCTTGCTTTCTTCATCTTCATTTCCCAATTATATCAAGAAGACCAAGTCAAAATCTAAAATGCCACGTTTGAATTCTATTATACTATCTGCATCTATCTAATGACAAAGATCTATCATTTTAAATGACTATCTCTTGAATCAGTCCTTGTTTCCATTCTGACCAATACCACCCATATGTAGCCCATCTCCAAATCTCTTAAATCCCTGCAACACCTTCTTCCAGTATTTTATAGCCATTGTACTTTATATTCCCCCAGTCTTCTGCCCACACTGCAACTAGAAGCAGCTCACAAAGATGGAAATTCGATCACATCATTTATCTACTTAAAACTCCTCATTGACTTACCATATTTCATAGAATGAAGTCTAGACCCTCTGCTATGGTCATCAAGGCTCTGCGGTACCGAGACCATTAGGACCTGCCTCCTGTCTAAGTTGTGTCATTCTGCCTCGGGCATGTTACAAGCTAGACATACTGCACATCTTTCAGTTCCTAGAGATTACTCATTGGTTTCTGgcctttgcattttttaattatttttattaccataatgtattatttgccccaggcgTATAGGTCTGTGAACCGTCATGCTTACACatctcacagcactcaccataccacataccctccccagtgtctgtaacacaaccaccctctccctactggCCTTTGCATTTCTTACGCCAAAAGCTATCTTAAGTTCCAACCTCCCTCCATGGTCTAGTTAATGTCTACTTGTCCTTGAAGTCCAAACTAATACATTACCCTTGCCAGAAAGCCATTCttgagactcttcatctcaggtaTGTAAAAGGTACTCTTCTGTACTGTCCTTATTCTGCCTATCACAAACTGCCTTTCCAAGTATGTTCGCTCCCCGGTTTTTGGAATTTGTAATTATGCTACCTTAGATGGCAAAATGGACTTTGTATATGTGACTGGGATTATGGGCTTTGagaggagattattctggattatctgggtagGTACAACCTAATCACAGGTCTTAAAATTAGAAAACCTTTCCTAAGAGATAGTCACACGTAATGTTACTGAACTTCAAGATGGAAGAAGAGTCATTAGCCAAGGAATATGGAAAGCCTCTAGAAGctagggggaaggaaaaaaaaaaatacattttcccctagagcctccagaaagtcGTACAGTTCTACCAACATCTTGTTTTCAGTCTTGTGAAACTGAAGTTTGTTTTAGACCTACAGAACTAGGAGATCatatatttgtgttattttaaagccactaaatttgtggtaatttgttacagcaataAGAATTTAATGTAGCACTAATACAACAGCTTTTGTCAGAAATTCTATATGGTGTTTTAATTGTAATAAAATCTCTATCTTCCATTATACTATAAACTCTTAAATTAGGATCATGTCTATTCCCTAGTAGTATTCCTAAGGCATAGCATGCATAAGTGGTcaagaaaaatgttcattaacaAAGGAGATTTTAAAGATTGGGgtagggggaaaaaggaagacaaaaggagtaagtgagagcaagaaagaggaggaagaaaaatattcgTCTATATGGCAACCAAAAGTTGCTGGCAGAACAAGTATTCTGTATGAATATATGCACTCTCTGTATTTGGGATAACCTTAAATAGAGGACATCACTGTTTGAGGATGGATTTGAGTATGTTAATACAGAAATGGTTCTCAAGAAACAAATTATTAGTGGTTCTTTACTTTGATAacatagtaaaagaaaaagaaaatcagtataaATCTTTGGATCAAGAACTACTTTACTACTAAAACACAAgttaacaaacacacacacacaaaaacaacaacaatagcaaaaaaaaaaaaaaagatggggcacctgagtggctcactgggttaaagcctcagcctttggctcaggtcatgatcccagagtcctgggatcaagtctcgcatcaggctctctgctcggcagggagcctgcttcccttcctctctctctgactgcctctctgcctacctgtgatctctgtcaaatatataaataaaatctttaatgaaaaaaaaaaaaagaaagaaaagaaaaagaaaaccaatcccTAATATAATTGTAAAGACATTCCCCCCCTTAAGTGAGATGGAAATTTATTACTTTTGTTTCAATAACATAGAActattaaatatgttttattaaatatgttttatttatccaGTTATTTTGCATATTAATAACCTAAACCAATCTAGCAATAGATTATTTTCAGCACTTATAAACAACTGCTATAATTACCATTCAATCCAAAACCTGTGATGATATAGGTTAGGTACAACACTCAAGACATCCAGATACTGAACTGAAGTTTCAcgttaaaaatggaaaagagaaaaactctaGATGGTCCTTTATTCCATGGAGTAGCTTGTATTTTTGTCTACATGCTTCTTTATGTGTCTGTATTAAAGAGAATCACAGTTTTATGGTCTAAGTCCACCTTTTACTACCATTCATGTAAGAGATTGAGTTTACCACCAAACTACATGTGAGAGAGTGAAATACATAGTACCACAACAATAAAAATGTCTTAAGTAAAAAATTTCCCCTGCCTACTGCACACTCAGTGTACAGAATTgttgtttccccccaccccacatctcATGCGTTCCATGAAATTGACCAGTTGGTGTCTCCAAGACatgaagacacacagatcaattaCCCAGCAAAAAGCATAAccaataatttagaaaaattctaagtaatttttttttagtaggagTAATTCTTGGGATAGAGTTTGGAGAAAAATGTACaatggttctttctttttttttttttttaatttatttatttgacagagagagatcacaagcaggcagagaggcaggcagagagagaggaggaagcaggctccccgctgagcagagagcccgatgcggggcttgatccgaggaccctgagatcatgacctgagctgaaggcagtggcttaaccactgagccacccaggcgccccaaaacttttttttttttttttggttctttcaatatttatgtaaaaagtgtattttaaataaGCCAAATGCTTACTTAGTTTTGACAGTTCAAAATAAACTGTACTAGTTCAATAAATATCTTAGGTTCTTCTATATTCCCATTGTCAACTTGCAGGTATAAAATACTATTAGTATACTCAAGAACGGAAAGCTGGCCAGTAATTAAAACCTTGTTTTCCCTCTAAAGGATATTCTCATCCCAAAGATGGAGAATTGCCAGGATGATGGCTTCTGAAGCCTCACACATGAACGTGCACACCAAGTTTTACTGTTGCTGGTGAACTTGAAATTACTCCTGTCAAACACATTCCACCCCGTTATATTCCCTAGaagaacttttttcttcttagaaacacAAGCAGTGTTGCACAAAGTTATGTATTCATAGATTTTTGTAGAAGAGAACACAAAGTACAgcatattttttgtttctatttgattATAGAGTTTACCTACTCATGAATGGGCTTCTGATTTGTGTGTAGAAACCCCGTTACAGGCTCTCATCGATTAAGTAAATCCATTagagttaaatttaaaacataatcttGTGAGCCATACATTCAAACAAGGGGAATTTGAAACCGAGAGAATTAGCTCTTGAACTTCTTATAATAACAAATGGTCTTCTGTGCTTAATTCTTCAATGTCAACAACAATTATATTATCCCAATGATTATTTTGGCATTTTTCCTTTGGGCCTTTATTACCTAAATTAAGTTTTCTGCATATTCAAATACAACTAAAAGAAACTGTGGGATATTTATCTAGCCAAGAAATACAATATACTATACTGCATCAATTATTTGTACATTATAGGCAAAAATTGCCCCAGCACCTTCATTCAACTATTAATTGCTTTTATATCCATTAAATTGCATGGATGTAAACAGAGCCAAAAAGACCACAAAAGCAGAACCTACATATATAATTTGACTTATATCTTACaactaaaattctaaaatgtCAAATTGTTTATAAAGTAATGACAAAAGAGAATGATCTAGATTAGATCTGCCTATTGAGGCATTTTACACATCAGTCACTGCTTTCAGCCCTGCCAAGATCCTGGCATGACCACATACCAGAAATTTTGCCATTAACTACTCCAAAGTAGCAGGTGGCTATGTTGCCATTTACCACTGTAAAGGTTATAAAGCCATATAGAGAGGAACTTCACAGCTGTAGAATGGTTCACACCATTCATTTCACAAGTATTAATTTAGTacatattatgtgccaggcataggTGCATTAGATGCATAGCATCAGGAAGGATAATTTTTGTGACCACTCTAAAGTCTATCAAGGGCTGAGAAAAGGAGAGACCCTATATAATTTCTAGTATTCCTggagttttcattctcttttgcaGGTTCAGAAGTGCATCCCTGTCTGAAGCTAAGAAATGAAAGGTATACCCTACCTGTAAGCTGTCGCCGTCGACTTCGGGTTGTTTCACAATTTGTGGAGCAGGGAGTAAACTTGGACCAAACCGTGAAGGTGCAGTCATCTCGACACGGGACTGTGCATTCTTGTACAAGGGGAGGCATGCCATTTGTCTGCTTGAGGCATTCCATCATTTCTGCCGACTGGTTATCATCAGAGACACAGGAGaccgctttaaaaaaaaaaatgaattcctttgttattattttgattaAATCAGTCTGTTGCTTGTACTTCAACAAAATAGCAGAATCCCCCAATGTCTGAAAATTTGGTTAACACTGTGATTGGAAAAGGTGTTCAACACCGCTAACCTTATTTCTCTCTGGAAATTAAACGTTTAAGGTTGCCAGTGGGGGTATCTGAAGATTTAATTGGTTTCATTATTAATTCAATTTGGTTGCACTGACAGCAACCAAAATAACTTCCAGTAATTTATTGTACATAAGCTTGTGAGTATCTGATCTCTAGGGATGATCTAAAACTAGGAAAGAatgtgtaaaagaaaaatgaggacaaAAAAGGGACAAGACCATGAATATCATgtgaattcttctttgattttaatTTACTTCTCTTGTTTGAATGGCACTTCTGGAAAAAGTCCTATTTTTGCTTCAttaccagtattttaaaaaataatttgttatttttgttatatttgttatatatattatatatatattatgttgtattatatattattatataattatatatattatatatatgttatatttgttATCCTTATTAACATTTcaggagaaaatttttaaattttttcaagtaTAGGCATAAT from Neovison vison isolate M4711 chromosome 3, ASM_NN_V1, whole genome shotgun sequence encodes the following:
- the LOC122902696 gene encoding thrombospondin type-1 domain-containing protein 7B-like — protein: MMECLKQTNGMPPLVQECTVPCRDDCTFTVWSKFTPCSTNCETTRSRRRQLTGKSRKKEKCQDSDLYPLIETELCPCDVFISQPYGNWSDCILPEGRRESQRGYRVQGDSKECGKGLRFRAIGCSDKNGRPVDPSHCSSSGYIQEECVIPCPFDCKLSDWSSWGSCSSSCGIGVRIRSKWLKEKPYNGGRPCPRLDLKNQVKYMKQQQQQQQKKKKLKNYSLDYFLWK